In Candidatus Eisenbacteria bacterium, the genomic window TCCGTTCTTCGACCTCACCCTGACTCCCGAGGATGTCCGGTTCACGATCGTCGGGGACTCGGTTCTCGTCGAGATCGACGAAACGGTGTACGCGGGATGGAACGACGACGACAGGAACACCTGGTCCATCACGATCCGCGACTGCGAGGGGAACTTGCTTTCGGACCTGATGGCTGACGAGACTGCCTGGCTTCACCAAGACAAATGCGAGATGTTTTGGGGGGGTCAGCAGTACCATTGCAGGAACAAGCAGGGTGAGACGTGCCCGAATATGGACACGTGGACAAATCACGGATGTAGGAAAACCGTGGAGAATAATGTGGAGGTCTGTAAATGCAAATATACAAGGAATAAGCAAAGCACGCAGGGGCTCGACATCTGCTACGAGACCTGCGTCGTCGTCACGCTCGACGCGTTGAACGCAAGCGTCGAGTGGAGCGAGGAGAACAACTCGGTCACCGTGGTGCCGCAGTGCGAGATTGCGGTCGAGCCGTCGAGTTGGGGTCGGCTGAAGACTCTGTTCCGGTAGGCGGTCCCCGCACGAAAAGGGGACGGTCGTCGCGCGCGCCGGAATCTCCCCCCGGTAAAGCAAC contains:
- a CDS encoding CHRD domain-containing protein, translated to MRVFGKGILAWGVLAILTTTAPCFAGPLNYTAHTIDGEQEVPPNPSPAVGTGTFVVDPDANTVSYHITFPEGALLGEETAAAIHGFAGRGAIGPVLHALPLGSPKVGGWHYDESQEDSLIWNLAYVNIRTTVFPEGEIRGQVDPFFDLTLTPEDVRFTIVGDSVLVEIDETVYAGWNDDDRNTWSITIRDCEGNLLSDLMADETAWLHQDKCEMFWGGQQYHCRNKQGETCPNMDTWTNHGCRKTVENNVEVCKCKYTRNKQSTQGLDICYETCVVVTLDALNASVEWSEENNSVTVVPQCEIAVEPSSWGRLKTLFR